The following nucleotide sequence is from Nymphalis io chromosome Z, ilAglIoxx1.1, whole genome shotgun sequence.
CTTATCACAAAACGCTGGGAACTCTTGTGATTGTATTAATGtgctgttatatataatataatgattacatgatactttaatataattatatagaataacgTACAATCTGTCTAGAGTCGAGGTGTGATCCGCACTCCGGTTTACCATTTCGGCTCCATTGGGCCTAGAACGAGACAGTTGACTGTATTTCTTACATAAATACACAGCCGTttgtatcataatatatatatgtatatattatgtttatcaattttgaataagtaaataaatgaaaaataaataaataatgtgtatgAACAGACagtgctataaataaaatacacaaaggGAGCTTAAACaagaattgaatatataaatatatgacacaAGGTAGTTCAGTATGCGTATATGTTTATCAGAGCGTAAATTCGTTCGTTAAAAGAGGTAACTTCATTAAATGAATTCGGTATTACTCGGCACTCCATTAATTCGGTCAATATATTCATTAGGCGCCGGCGACGTATAGCCAGTGTTGGATCCATGGCGTGTATTATAATTTACGCTTCGTAAACACAGTGTAGCGCAGGCTAAAACTCGGTAATGTGAAATGTGTACCCACTTGCGCTTAGCGTGTAACATTTCCATGAGAAGCGTCTGTGTGGGCGCCTGGCCCGCGCAGTGCCGCTGGTATAGGTGTTCCTCCCCCCGGGCCGCCAGCGCGTGTATCTCTGGGACCACCATCACCAATTTTCCAAATTTATCCTGAAAATATTCAAAGAACCAGATAAGATTTGTCATCGACCCATGAACACCCAACGGGCTTTAAATAAGTAAAGCTCTTCACATCACACGTACCTGTATCGTCGGATAGCATGTAAGCGTGTAGTCGAGAAGAGCAGCTTGAACTGTCTGGTAGCCGTCTCGGACGCATTTTACGTTCACAATGCCTCTCACTTCTGAAACCCCAAGACAAACTCTTCAATCAATCACAACCAACCAAACAGGTTCCGTAACAACACAGTGAGCATGGACCGATGGTACACACCTACATACATGGTACATGACATGAAACATACGCACTAAGATATTTTCATTCGCATGCTTTACGACACTGCTGTGTAACGGTTCGCTcgtactaattattaattattttaaaatgaatatatactgACCAGGATTAAGTAAAAGCAAGAATTTAACGCAGATGTAGTCCGGTACGTCAAACTTCAATTCAGCAAGTTTGTTCTGCAGCTCGTTGAAGTGCTCGGCAAGTGAGGGGACACCGAGGAGACCCAGGCAGAGTAGATCGAACTTCTGGCCGTTGTGAAGGGTGGTCTCGTCGGGCAATCCGTTATGCATCCTCTGGTGTAGGTGATCAAGCACCAACATGTCCGACCACGAGTGCTGCAGCAGCTTCATTTGGTCATCGACCTATAACAAGCGATGACGACATTGCAACGCGTGGCACGCTTGATAGTAAAATTGCTCCCAAGATGTTTAACAACATTTTGTGTAGAGCTGCAATCATAGCCAATTTGGAGCTATTCGAGTACGAGGTGAGTTGCAGAGCAATTTGCAACAAAAGTATTCGCTTGCGATTAGTAGACTAATAAACATAAAGCGTACAtatacaataacatttaatagtataaaataacatttaatacacTCCACCTCGTAACTCATTACTTTCCACCTAGCTCCAAatggaaattaaattataggaaCATCATAACATGTGACGCGGTAGAGTCTCGTGTGAAGCAATTAGTGCATCCTGCCGTTAATCGCCTGATACTTTGCTGTGGCCTTTATTATCCACACAAACGATATTCGATGTACGTACTTATAAATGCTCGTGCCAATTACATTAGCAATTTCTATATGTTATCTTGAACCACGCCGCTATCTGACAAGTCGCGAGCGGCTTACTGCTCACGGCTCACGGCGTCATTCCGTGACCCACATTTGGAGTTGCATTAGAATACACGGGGCGGTGCGCGAGCGCGTTAAATTTGCCGTTTACGAAATGTTACAACTGAATTTTAGTGCTCGGAGATATTGCCACACCGCACGCCGCTTGCTCAACGATGGATCGAGATTGGACTGTCAAAATCATACTACTTAATCTATCGATTGTAGTGACTgattagattataatttattagatttttcattCGAATCGTCGCgactattgttatttttaaaactaaataaaaatatgttattattttcgtttatttgtttgaaaCGATGCTGAACATTACGAAATCTCATTAATATAATAGGTTATAATATGTAGGCATGGGTCAACTAACGCATTAGTAATCggtattgaattgaatttacttGATCGATTTCAATAGAAACGATGCGAACACAAGAATTGGTCGTCCTTTAAAATTCCCTCAGACAGACATGTTAATATAGTAATCGTCGCTGCTTGTTACTCGCTACACCGTATGTGGGTCAAAGTCACATCGACACGCCGCGCGCCAGATACCTTTGGATATCGTATCAAATCTATACAAAATCTGATAAACTGATACATTTGTTAATCATAACTTCTAACGTTTACTATAATGAAATCTTAACCCAATCATATTTAGATCCGAAAATGGTTCACCGATTTTAATTACGTCGTCAATATGTAACATActcaatatatattgttagtacaattatttgatatttctatAAACTTCTtcgctttataaattattagaaaactagttttttttacgTAAAAATTTCTACCTGAGTTCGGAAAAGCCATGCCTAATTTTGAGACGACAaagcttttgttttttgtaaaggATGTGGAAACACAATATTTGAAATTGCGTTTCTTGCAAAATGCTTATAagtattttcatacattttgtCTGTTCTATTCCAAAACAAAAGCAGACTATAAATTTAATCTGGTAAATCGTTAAGAAtttgtacattataattaataggtaCATTATTGCCGAAACGCGACATAGTAATCGTAACTCGTAAGACATTATGTAAGAGAAAGCAATGCACACCTAGTGGCGTCTCCGTTACCGGCTGTTACGCGCGAGGTAAAAAGTGCTTTCTCGCGGCAACTCGGCCACGGGCAATGTGTCAAGTGCGCCGACGAAAGTGCTGCGTTGCCGCCTCGCACGCCATACCGTTACATCATATCCGTCTGGAGAAAGCGCAGGTCATCAACATTGCTCTCGCATCTTCGCGGTTTTGTTTGTACGTAAAAAAGTTTTTCGTTATATTTACAACTTAACGCTTGCAACAAACGTCGTAATTTATTCGGGATgtgaaaataaagataaaaatattaaaaattcttccGCCGACAGATCGTGTAAATAACCTAACGAGATTCATAAACGTTTGCGATTTGTCCTAATTCTAAGAATGGGTCGTAAACAAGCCGCgtcatttaaaacaaatgaaaactgCTAGTTGTGGAATGGAAGCTGTCTGCTGGAGTGAGACGAGGCGAGGAGCACGAAGCGGCAACGTCGCATATCCACGTGACCGGCTGCGGCTCTTGCGTAAGCATACGACAACCACGATACGGACAGTTGCCACCGCCATGCGGTGTTCCTCGATCGACTAGGTAACTCCTGCTGAACGGTAACCCCTTGCGAAGCATAAGATTTGTCAAATATCAAAAGGAAACGTTTACTGTACGAAATATTAGAACTTCTGCATATTAGGGTTCAAGTTACTATTCCGTCCGATTTTTATGTACAACTTCCGTTTTGATTGATTAGGCACGTTACTCCGTTTTGATGAATCggtacaatttttatattacaaaattttgtcAGTTAAGCTATGTGAAAAGGCACATTACAcgtttgcttaaaatatacCAAAAAGTGACGGTAATGGTAGGCAGCACGCTATTCGTGGGAACTTGACCCAGTTGGTAAGCGGGGGCGCTGGAGTAGTAGGGTATCGATTGCGACCAACACCGCAACGCACAATGCGTCACACGCGCCTCTACACACTAATcacatgttttgttttgtagggcaaaaagtaatttgaaaaaatcGCAGTGCTAATTTCTGTGTTGAGTACAGATATCGCAAAGCAACGCAATTTAACATTCGCTAGCAAATTGGTGTACACCGAGGATTGGGTAATGGGATTCGGGACAGGATGTTATACTTATCTGGAAATTCACCTTTAAATACTTAAAGAACACGGTGTTTCTCGCCCAATCCACTTGAGAGAACAAGTTTTGGTCCAGCACTTTGCACATTAATTCGAAGAGATCGACTTCACACTGGTTGTAAGTTTGGCTCTGCAAGAGTCCGAAAAGGGAGTTTTGCCACTCTCGATCATCTATTGTTTGAACAAATTCGCGAATCATGGGTGAAACTCGAAGAGTTTCGGTGCTGGTAGCTTCGGCGGTGCTGGAGGGTGTGGTTGTCGCGGGCGTTTCGAAGGCGAACGCGTCCGGTGACGCTGAATGCGGCGAGTGAGTTTCCCACTTGTCGTGAGCCGGGGGAGGCGGTGGCTGGGGCGCCTGGGTTTGTGCAGCCAGCAACGCTGGACCGGGCGAAGATTCCGGTGATGACGTCAACGACGAAACTTGGGGTATCTGAATTTCTTGCTTTACAGGCACAGTGGCATATGGCGAGCTGAATCCAAGAACAAGCCCACCCTCTCCGAGAGAGCCACGTAGTGTCTGCACTGCTATTTGCCTTTGTCTCATCATTTGTAACTTGCGGGCACGGTCGCGTTTATACATGGGACCAAACTTATTGCGACCACCTCGCATGCGATCCGCTCGTACGGCTGTAACAAGAAGTTTTCA
It contains:
- the LOC126780437 gene encoding nuclear hormone receptor FTZ-F1 isoform X1; the encoded protein is MHEESPKMSVAQGLPASTNQAKSDIVLDGAVEYEMSSADSKPENIAMEIKISYMDPTNGTGSEPGSYLPTAGNVCDQTDTKDVIEELCPVCGDKVSGYHYGLLTCESCKGFFKRTVQNKKVYTCVAERACHIDKTQRKRCPFCRFQKCLDVGMKLEAVRADRMRGGRNKFGPMYKRDRARKLQMMRQRQIAVQTLRGSLGEGGLVLGFSSPYATVPVKQEIQIPQVSSLTSSPESSPGPALLAAQTQAPQPPPPPAHDKWETHSPHSASPDAFAFETPATTTPSSTAEATSTETLRVSPMIREFVQTIDDREWQNSLFGLLQSQTYNQCEVDLFELMCKVLDQNLFSQVDWARNTVFFKYLKVDDQMKLLQHSWSDMLVLDHLHQRMHNGLPDETTLHNGQKFDLLCLGLLGVPSLAEHFNELQNKLAELKFDVPDYICVKFLLLLNPEVRGIVNVKCVRDGYQTVQAALLDYTLTCYPTIQDKFGKLVMVVPEIHALAARGEEHLYQRHCAGQAPTQTLLMEMLHAKRKPNGAEMVNRSADHTSTLDRLCGFLPNDTIEPHSPI
- the LOC126780437 gene encoding nuclear hormone receptor FTZ-F1 isoform X2 codes for the protein MTMDQQAGLMSLNMSPFDLSPGPEGSGSGSGPSGASQQYVPQGAAYQCTSDQQPFGYANLDASYLFPTGTGSEPGSYLPTAGNVCDQTDTKDVIEELCPVCGDKVSGYHYGLLTCESCKGFFKRTVQNKKVYTCVAERACHIDKTQRKRCPFCRFQKCLDVGMKLEAVRADRMRGGRNKFGPMYKRDRARKLQMMRQRQIAVQTLRGSLGEGGLVLGFSSPYATVPVKQEIQIPQVSSLTSSPESSPGPALLAAQTQAPQPPPPPAHDKWETHSPHSASPDAFAFETPATTTPSSTAEATSTETLRVSPMIREFVQTIDDREWQNSLFGLLQSQTYNQCEVDLFELMCKVLDQNLFSQVDWARNTVFFKYLKVDDQMKLLQHSWSDMLVLDHLHQRMHNGLPDETTLHNGQKFDLLCLGLLGVPSLAEHFNELQNKLAELKFDVPDYICVKFLLLLNPEVRGIVNVKCVRDGYQTVQAALLDYTLTCYPTIQDKFGKLVMVVPEIHALAARGEEHLYQRHCAGQAPTQTLLMEMLHAKRKPNGAEMVNRSADHTSTLDRLCGFLPNDTIEPHSPI
- the LOC126780437 gene encoding nuclear hormone receptor FTZ-F1 isoform X4; the protein is MTMDQQAGLMSLNMSPFDLSPGPEGSGSGSGPSGASQQYVPQGAAYQCTSDQQPFGYANLDASYLFPTGTGSEPGSYLPTAGNVCDQTDTKDVIEELCPVCGDKVSGYHYGLLTCESCKGFFKRTVQNKKVYTCVAERACHIDKTQRKRCPFCRFQKCLDVGMKLEAVRADRMRGGRNKFGPMYKRDRARKLQMMRQRQIAVQTLRGSLGEGGLVLGFSSPYATVPVKQEIQIPQVSSLTSSPESSPGPALLAAQTQAPQPPPPPAHDKWETHSPHSASPDAFAFETPATTTPSSTAEATSTETLRVSPMIREFVQTIDDREWQNSLFGLLQSQTYNQCEVDLFELMCKVLDQNLFSQVDWARNTVFFKYLKVDDQMKLLQHSWSDMLVLDHLHQRMHNGLPDETTLHNGQKFDLLCLGLLGVPSLAEHFNELQNKLAELKFDVPDYICVKFLLLLNPEVRGIVNVKCVRDGYQTVQAALLDYTLTCYPTIQDKFGKLVMVVPEIHALAARGEEHLYQRHCAGQAPTQTLLMEMLHAKRKS
- the LOC126780437 gene encoding nuclear hormone receptor FTZ-F1 isoform X3, with the translated sequence MTMDQQAGLMSLNMSPFDLSPGPEGSGSGSGPSGASQQYVPQGAAYQCTSDQQPFGYANLDASYLFPTGTGSEPGSYLPTAGNVCDQTDTKDVIEELCPVCGDKVSGYHYGLLTCESCKGFFKRTVQNKKVYTCVAERACHIDKTQRKRCPFCRFQKCLDVGMKLEAVRADRMRGGRNKFGPMYKRDRARKLQMMRQRQIAVQTLRGSLGEGGLVLGFSSPYATVPVKQEIQIPQVSSLTSSPESSPGPALLAAQTQAPQPPPPPAHDKWETHSPHSASPDAFAFETPATTTPSSTAEATSTETLRVSPMIREFVQTIDDREWQNSLFGLLQSQTYNQCEVDLFELMCKVLDQNLFSQVDWARNTVFFKYLKVDDQMKLLQHSWSDMLVLDHLHQRMHNGLPDETTLHNGQKFDLLCLGLLGVPSLAEHFNELQNKLAELKFDVPDYICVKFLLLLNPEVRGIVNVKCVRDGYQTVQAALLDYTLTCYPTIQDKFGKLVMVVPEIHALAARGEEHLYQRHCAGQAPTQTLLMEMLHAKRKPNGAEMVNRSADHTSTLDRLS